The Pyxicephalus adspersus chromosome 1, UCB_Pads_2.0, whole genome shotgun sequence sequence TGGACTAgatatgtgtctttttttttttttctctagttctGTTAGTATTTATTAAGGAAGACCTAGGATACCTGTAGAATATGCATTACCTACAGGAAGTTATTCCTCCTGAGTGACACCTGACAGCTCATTTTTGTGTGCTTAGAGAGATTTCATTAGCCTTGTAATTAATGTTCCTCTGTGAGATCATTTGCTAACTGTTCAATAAAAATCATACAGAAGGCGACGCTCTTCAGCATCTGTGTCTGGAAGCAGCAGCTCCTCCTCATCATCACATTCACCTCCTCCAAAGAAACTACCCAAAAGAATGTCCTCTAGCCCACCACGCAAACCTCGCCGCTCCTCACCATCTGCAAGTCCTCCAAGAAGGCGTTATAGGCAGTCTCCTCCACCAAGCCCACCTCCAAAAAGGCATTCCCCCTCCCCAAAGTCTTCCCGTCCCAGAAAGACTCGAGGATCTGTTTCTCCTTCTCGTGCAcaaggtaggattttttttttttttttttttttttttttttttttttttttttttttttttttatgccttggTTTTACAGGGATGaaagtttagtatttttttaaattctaatatgTAGTTTTTGGTTatttcctgcatttaaaaaaaagtttagcagaTGTTTTCCTGTAGCATGGTATTATTACCTGTTAATCTTGCCAATAGGTTATTTTTTGATGTACTAGATGACAAAGGCCAACTTCAGATTCTGCTTATAAAGCAGctaaagcaacatttttgttctttgattttcGCTTTGGAAAGTATATACAATTCATGCATCTACTGATAATTGTCACCGTTGCCAGTGGGTTTATGTCTGTATTctacctggaaatgttttaagaTGTGGggtggcccctgtattatgacccaacttttcagtaaccacccaacccCAGTtgcaggtggtgcacccagcttaaagggaCTAGTGTGAACACTGATGTCTGCTTCTGGCTGATCAACAAAAGCGGAAGATGGCTAGTGTAATTGCAGATCACATTTATATTACCATAACAGCTCAGGATGTGAATAGGAGGGTGTAGTACCTTTTATTTTCGTCAGGCAGTTTGACCTATTACAGAAAGTGGAAAAATACTAAAAGGTAAATGATCAAGATCAATAATTTATAGGGGGTCTCAGTGACAATGTGTGTTAAAACTTAAGATTGTTTGTCATTCTACTTTAATTTTGCCTAATACAATAATGTATCCTTTTGTTTACCATCTAGTACCAAAACACAAAATTCCAGAAAAGAGAAAGACCCCATCCCCTTCTCCAAAACCTCGGAAGAGAGACTCTTCCGATTCAGGTAAACTCAAGACCGTATCAAACTGCAATATTTTCATTGGTAATAAACCCTTTAAACatagaatatatagtatatattgccAGTAGTTGGATTCTGAACTGCTGAagcatttgtaaattttttttttttttgtagacgaTGAAAAGGCAGGCAAAATGGGAGCTTCGGATTCGGTACAGCAGCGCCGACAGTACAGAAGACAGAACCAACAGTCATCCTCTGGTGCGAACCTTATGTTATTTTGTGTCGTAGCACCAAACTTTAATCAGCAAAATGTCATTGTTTGCAATAACTTTTGAGGAAATTTCAACCTTTATCCCATTCAACTCTGTTTTTCAAAACTTCTCATTGTACAAGTTGCACAACCTCTATTTTTGTTGCATATTACCTATTGtgatttaagtttattttttaattttttttaagactcTGGATCATCCTCGTCTTCAGAGGATGACAGGCCAAAGCGCATTGCAGTTAAGAACGGAGAGGTTGGCAGAAGGCGTAGACATTCACCATCAAGAAGCCCTTCACCTTCAAAGAAGAGACCCAAGGATCCATCTCCACGGTACATACCCCCCCATCCCCAGcagaattcaacttttttttaaaaaaaattaggttatgtgtttaaaactgtttatttccTTCTTGCTGTCAGGATGCAGACTGTGAAAAGGTGGCATTCACCTCTTCCTAAAAGGTTGGTTTAGGCATGGTTGTTGTCCTTTTGCTGTTGGTCTTGGTAGACTTAAGTGATCAGACAGTTCTGCTGGTGACATGACATAGTTGCagtattcataatattttattaattaactacatttttataattatccAGTGTAATATAATGGCCAGTATTTTAGCAGAATGTACCTGAAATCCATGCCAAAGCCCTTTGTATTTTGGGGTGAAAGGTCCATATTCACTAATATGGTTCAATGTTAGTTATGCTACGTAAGCTCATTTCATTAGGTTACATTGgcatctccattttttttaagttactgtCCCTATCACTTGCCTTTGTTTAAATTGGTCATTCTCTGGGCATAATCACGATTTCTGTTCTGTCTGTGACAGGAACTGAATGGAATTCTCCATGATGGGACACATAGTGAATAACATGCATTTGACCTATTTTATACTTTACCCTAAACAAAAACtgactttacatacactttcaaaGATTaccatttttctataatttgacACTCCTGTATTTCTTCTAAACAATACAATTGTATTACTTTCATTtctacagcagaaggaggagaagtCCATCTCCACCTCCAGCAAGAAGAAGGCGTAGTCCTTCTCCACCTCCGCCCCCCAGAAGGCGCCGATCTCCATCTCCTCAAAGACGCAGGTAAGGGCTAATAAGAGTTTAATGCTCAAATAAATCTAATATTGATCAACGCAAATTCCACTAGTAATCACATTGATTGTTAAATACAGTGTATGTAAATGTCATGTAAAGTCAGCCAATGGGAACCATGGTTCTTGTAGTTGCAGGAAGAAGGTAGCAATTGTCTGACTTTAGTCTCTTAacacgaaaaaaaaaataagaaatggcaGTGTGGATTGTTGTACGGCGAATCTTTGAAATTTTTCTCTGAAATTCTAAGGTTCGGCGGTACTGATAATTTATTTAACatgagaatttgccttgttcgCTTGAGAAATTTAGatctttaaatctatttttcatttttttttttttttttttgttttgtttcgtTATATAGATCTCCATCTCCTCACAGACATTCTTCTTCGCAAAGACGGTACTCCCCACCTATTCAAAGAAGATACTCTCCCTCCCCACCCCCAAAAAGGAGAACGTCTTCACCTTTGCCCCAACCACCTCCAAAACGTCGACTATCACAGTCTCCGCCTCCATCCAAGCGCAGAATATCACATTCGCCTCCACCGAAACATAAAGGATCTCCTACAGGAAAGAGGCATTCTCCTTCACTACCCTCTAAACACAGAAAAGGAGCTTCTCCTAGCCGATTAGGGCGGGAAACTCGGTCCCCACCACAGGCTAAACGTTCCTCACCATCTCCACGTCCACGAGCACCTAGAAGCTCGGAAAGTCCTCTGACTCACAGGAGGGGAGAGTCTTTATCTCCTCCCAGGAGGCAGCAGTCCCCTTCACCAAGCACTAGGCCTATTAGACGAGTGTCCAGAACACCAGAACCGAAGAAAcctaaaaagtaatttactttAGTTATTCTTTTGAGTGTATAGATCAGTCTAAATTGTATactaatatttgctttttgtccTAGGGATTCACCCAGTCCACAACGTGCAAGAGGCTCATCATCGCGATCTGTTTCTGGGTCCCCTGAACCAGCTCCTAAAAAGCAAGTAGTCGCCCCATCCCGGTCGAGGTCTCGTTCCCGGTCTGGCAACTGGTCCCCAGCTCCAGCAACTACTAAAAAGACAAAGAGTGCTACACCTAGCCCATCTCCTGCTCAGgtatgtttgccaaaaaaaagtttttttactattttagattttttttaacctcctgggcggtttatttttgtctggatgtatctaaaagcggtacattgtttttcatgtaaatttattttacagtataatagaatAGTAAAAtagttggaaacacaaaaataaatttaataataaactttgacatgattttgtgtttcgaacgttattatatatactgtaaaatacattttcatgaaagacacaatgtactgcttttagatgtagaaatccaatgtattgcattcaatacagttattttgtattgaaggcagtacaaagtaatttaaaattcccgccgCACCCCTAGAGATGGCTGTAGGctggaactcctggggaacgtcagcacACTAGCCGGGGGACAGATTGAGGAAGGAGACGCGGTCAGAGGATGGCAGCAGCCTAAAGGACACCTATGGGACCAGgcgtttgttttttactttttttaactaccccTAGTGTAACTCGAAGTTAccacttcagattttttttttttttaccccaagtcacactcggggttactgctggggaggttacaTGCCTACAAGAGCTGATGGCATTTCCTAGGCCATTCAAATTTCAGTATGTGTTTTGTAActaaaagatattttgttttcttgccCTTGGTGTACTGGAAGTCAagtctgtttattattatatagacCCACGTTTGAAGCTCTGGAGTCAATGTTTTTAAGTACTCTATTTGTTCTTCTAGACCTCTGATCAGGATGGTGGtggaggtaaaaagaaaaagaagaaaaaggacaagaaacacaaaaaagagaaaaagcacaAGAAGCACAAAAAACATAAGAAAGAAAAGGCTGCTGCCACATCTCCAGAAGCTGGTGAACCTGATGTAGACACTGAGGCAAAGAAGGTGAGGAAGCTGCATGTTTGCTAATACTTTTCATTATGCACACTACCATTTAAAGTCCATTCAGCTCTCGAAAAGTGCATTTCCCCAGGTTTCCGAAATTTAAAGCTGCGTCTGCATAAAAGTAGACGCTGTTAATTTTGGGGGTGGGAGATATAAGGAGACCCATTACCAAGTTTCGGTAGCAAATTACTGTTCTGCCTCCTTTTCTGTCTTCTGCTGCAGCGTAATAAAAATTCTGATGATGCCGGCCGTGTACCCTCCTAAACAAAAATCCTGTACATTTCCCCCCACCAGGAGACTGAAAGTGATGGCGATGAAAATCTAGACGACCTGGAGAAGCATTTACGAGAGAAGGCTCTGCGTTCCATGAGAAAAGCACAGGTTTCCCCTCAGTCCTAGTGGTGTTCGCTTTCCAGTTCCAAtagtataaattttatatatatatatattttttttttcaggtggctGAAAGGGAACTTGTGATGTGGAAAAATAAGTCTGCCATTACTCTTTCTACTAAAATTCCCAGTGGCCTGACTGTCCTGTAGCTCTTGAGTTTGTTGAGTCACTTACTAAGAATAAGCATGCAGATCAGAGCTGATATTCCTGTAATAAATGCacttgctgcatacttgttctactTCATACTGAATCTAAAAattcagcatgacagccaggctaAAGGCATTTTCATGGAGGTCTAACATGGCAGCCTTTGGTTTTCTGGCATGATGACTTTCCTTTATTGCACGGAATGGTTTTCCAGTTATTACTAGGTTGAGGTTTGGCTATGTTATTCCTGTAAATCAAAATCCACTCAATGACTTCAAGGAGTTTGAAGGCCGCTGTAAGATATGCGGTTTGACTGTGCAGTCTTTGGCCCCTTACTGTATTTCATTCCTGTTCTGTCAGGATTGACATTTTGAGGAGTTAAACTATTTTTCTCCTGATGTGTGCTTTTAATATCTTCCATTGTCTAGCCATTTCTATCCCAGAATAAGTAAACATTACAGACCATTTATTTTCATAACCATTTTGTGAAGAGCATACTGACTGGTGATAGTTAAGATGGCCCATGCAATACATTAGTATGTAAGAGGTAACAGTTGTAGTCTAATGTGGATTTCTTGCTCTGAATACCTTTTTGTATGTGGCCACCAAGACAAGTTTACCTCTGGGTTTGTTGTATTCATCAAATGTCCTTTTTCCCCACAGTGTTGTGGATACGTTTTTCATTTGAAAAGATAACTTGGAACACTGGAATTTCATGACTatgttattaaagttttttttttttttaagttggagtCTCGCCTTGCTTTCttatattattgtgtgtgtgtgtgtatatatatatatatatatatattttttttttttgtctgactttcgaaaatactattattattactatataattaatattattattattactaaaagtaTTAGTGCTGCATAAAAGCAATCACAATTACAAAGTCATTTACTTAATAAGTCGCAAAGTTTTATCCTTGTAAATACATCCACTTCCAGATCAGCATACCTAAGTATACATCACAGGTCTATTTGCATGAATTAATTTTTGTAATGTGTGCAAGTTGGAACATAGTATGGGACAGGCTAATCTATATGTATGTCCCCATAAAGTCATGTAACTTCATACTTTCATGCTGTTATAACTAAACTGTTCATCTAGTATCAACACATTTATCCATTCCGTGTATGATGAAGGCATTTACTTTTCTCTTATGTACGATCTGTTGCACACAATCCACAACTGCGTGTACAGTGGCCACACTAAAAATCATTGGTATAGGGCACTGCAATATTAACCCTCAGCATTGTCAGTAGACTCAATAAAATCCAAGAATACCAATGTAAAATGCTGTCTACATGAACCCCAATGGCCTCAACCTCTTCTTTTAGAGAGTGTATTTTGGTTattctgtgtgtatgtgtatatatatgaagCCACACTATATtgtaggccaggggtgcccataccttttaaaatgaccatgtcaaaatgatctaccaacattaAAAGTTGGTAAGAGCAATTGTTCTCTGTGGGAAGAATTGTCTAGACTTGCACGTGTGCAGGATTTCAAAGAACCAGAGCCAATGAATACGAAGGGAATCTatggatttttacttttattaatagaTAACACTTTTGTCCATCCGGTAATGAAGTCCCCTTCCTTTAGGATCAATCTGCCGATTGCTGCACTCctttataaaaggaataaaatctCCACTTTTTCTAAGTATTGGTGTctatttaaatattatctttCTTTACAATAAGAATTTATGTTACATAACTTATTGGGGACTTTTTGAGTTACATATGCAATAAACTGCACGATTAATTAGATTGaatcagtgtttatcaacctttttaacatttaggAACTCTTCCGGAAATACCTTTCAGGCTTCAGGCAACCCGGTATAATTACTATAGGTGCAACTGAACAGTCCATTAGTGTGGTAGACCGTAAAAGAATGCATATCCTTACAGATCGCAAAAAGACCATTGCTGTTACTTAAATGGACCTGAGTGGtccaaactgcttattgctcaagaaacccctactAACTTCTGGGGGTAATGCTGGTTCAAATATTCAGTATGATTTACAGGTACACCACAAGATGGCAATAACACTTCATTATGGTTACAGTCATATTGATAATCTAGCTGTGTTTTAGTCTGCTATTCTATTCAATGCATTTATGTTTATGGGAGGAAATAAACTCATATATACTTTATAAGTAAAAGTTcatggacacctgaccatcatgcCTACGTTTGCTTGTACATCCTGTTTATGGCAATCACAACTTCCACTCTGCTTAGAAGGCTTTCCACAATAATAGAGTTCAGGTACTGATGTGAGCTTCTTGAAATCCCTGGCAGGCTTCGACCAGGAGAGAAAGCAGAGTAATGGAATACAAGACTCCGAGCAAGTGCTCCTGGTGGCTACTGTTGTTTCTCCCTTACCAACTGCTTTGTCCCACAGTCTGCCATGGACTTATGTTGTCCCCCCAAATTCCACTGTACTGTACGATTTTTTTCTCACAGGCCCATGATGCACTGTTGTTCACCCTCACATCCTCAGGGCATTCTTCATTAAGCAGGCATAAAGAACTATTTTCTCCACCCACCGCAAGCACtgggcattttttttccagctataCCTGACATTTTTCCACCACCATGCCAGTGCATTTTTCCCTATGGAGCACTGACGTAGGATATTACTCCCTTCTGATGTCTTTCTTCCCTACAACAGACAGTGATATATTGTTTCCTGTTGTACATTGCGTTGTCCTGACTGTTCTATTTAAGCTGTGTAGTATGATAGGTACTTAGACCTCCCCTTGCCCtctatacattatattgtaaatTCCTACCTGACCATTATTTAGCCATAGAGCCTGAGCACAAGGGAAAGGAAGGCCAGCAAGTCTATGACAACCATCCCCATCCTGCACCAAACAATGCCACATGCCTtggaacattatttttgttttgacttTTAAACTCAATATAACTTTTCCCCTCTGTTTATAGTTATTTGTCCTTATTCTGCCTGTAGCCTGCAATGGTCAATGAGCAGCAGTCCACCCTTTGTTCATACTGCTCTCTCCTTGTGATCATGTTTTTACAGCACAGCTGACTATCTTCTatcctgtttccccgattataaggcactgtctttatattttttggccaaaatatgccctaggtcttactTTCAGGGGGTTGTCttattttccatgaagaagactacagtacacatttattgttgaaaatcactcatgatcactcatgtgcctttGCGGGGgtgcgtgtgccggcttcttagtttcagtttggctctgcactgcagccaggaggagagacacacaggatcggctatcgggggatgtcttattcacgggtgagtgtcttattttaattattttatcaaaaatcgggggtggcttatttattggggatggcttataatcggggaaacacggtattacttCCCCTCTTTCTCCTGAAACAGTGCTGCTGTACAAATTACAAGActccttttaaagtaaaattcattTGATCAATTGATCGGATTTTCTGAAATTTAGTTCCTTACAAAAgctaattttaaatgtaaatcagatttttttaatgaattctgaGCTGCATTCGTGGATATATGTACCTGgaataaagcttttatttaaattttggtaTCTAATTAAGGCTTCTCTTTAATTAGATACTCAAGACATGGCAtgtttcttctacaataaagagcAGCCTGTTCATTTGATACTAAAAACAGGCAGCTCTTTATTGGAGAGGTGAGATCCTATgtctcttcttttaaaaaaaaaatgtactatatgAGGTATATTAAACCTCAAAACACTTGTGGTGCAAAACTACATTGTTGGGTAATCCCAAGTGCATAGCAAACTATTGCTGTGTCTTCAGGAGTGGAAAATAGTACTGCAGGTAACACGTTAGTATCACTGTTGTGGTGTGGTTCTCCTAAAAGCAAAATGTTGCTTTCCAGAACTTCACCGCATTCCACTGCGAAAGTAGCTGCAcacacaaaatggttcccagccGCTCCTATTCATTTGCGTGGTTGTGTTGGGTAGCAcagttgagcctgtggcagaatgCTGCAGATCTAAAATAATCCATAAAGCTGCTGCAAATAGctttatgtaaattaaacaaatttatcTGTCAGAattcttttattgtaaattaagCTGGAAATGCATAGATTGGTGTACATTCTTAACATGCCTTGGTAGCTTTGTGCCTGGTGAATCGAGATTGCTGAAGATTCCACTGATCTAGCGAGGGgaagtgagtttagttctgcatttATGATGATGAACTTAACTCCATTTTTGAATGGACGCG is a genomic window containing:
- the SRRM1 gene encoding serine/arginine repetitive matrix protein 1 isoform X1 — translated: MDAGFFRGTSAEQDNRFSNKQKKLLKQLKFAECLEKKVEMSKVNLEVIKPWITKRVTEILGFEDDVVIDFIFNQLEVKNPDSKMMQINLTGFLNGKNAREFMGELWPLLLSAQENIAGIPTAFLELKKEEIKQRQIEQEKLASLKKQDEDKDRRDKDDRDKRDRSRTPRRRKSRSSSPRRRSPNRRERKRSHSHSPRHKTKSPSPSPVFEKGEAEIQEPEPSLKVKEPSVQEATSSSDIVKASKPDLVVVTKETSPEPNSRKLKEKERPRHKSRSRSKSKSKSRSPSHSRVRRRHRSRSRSYSPRRRPSPRRRPSPRRRSPPRRMAPPPRHKRSRSPVRRRRRSSASVSGSSSSSSSSHSPPPKKLPKRMSSSPPRKPRRSSPSASPPRRRYRQSPPPSPPPKRHSPSPKSSRPRKTRGSVSPSRAQVPKHKIPEKRKTPSPSPKPRKRDSSDSDDEKAGKMGASDSVQQRRQYRRQNQQSSSDSGSSSSSEDDRPKRIAVKNGEVGRRRRHSPSRSPSPSKKRPKDPSPRMQTVKRWHSPLPKSRRRRSPSPPPARRRRSPSPPPPPRRRRSPSPQRRRSPSPHRHSSSQRRYSPPIQRRYSPSPPPKRRTSSPLPQPPPKRRLSQSPPPSKRRISHSPPPKHKGSPTGKRHSPSLPSKHRKGASPSRLGRETRSPPQAKRSSPSPRPRAPRSSESPLTHRRGESLSPPRRQQSPSPSTRPIRRVSRTPEPKKPKKDSPSPQRARGSSSRSVSGSPEPAPKKQVVAPSRSRSRSRSGNWSPAPATTKKTKSATPSPSPAQTSDQDGGGGKKKKKKKDKKHKKEKKHKKHKKHKKEKAAATSPEAGEPDVDTEAKKETESDGDENLDDLEKHLREKALRSMRKAQVSPQS
- the SRRM1 gene encoding serine/arginine repetitive matrix protein 1 isoform X3; its protein translation is MDAGFFRGTSAEQDNRFSNKQKKLLKQLKFAECLEKKVEMSKVNLEVIKPWITKRVTEILGFEDDVVIDFIFNQLEVKNPDSKMMQINLTGFLNGKNAREFMGELWPLLLSAQENIAGIPTAFLELKKEEIKQRQIEQEKLASLKKQDEDKDRRDKDDRDKRDRSRTPRRRKSRSSSPRRRSPNRRERKRSHSHSPRHKTKSPSPSPVFEKGEAEIQEPEPSLKVKEPSVQEATSSSDIVKASKPDLVVVTKETSPEPNSRKLKEKERPRHKSRSRSKSKSKSRSPSHSRVRRRHRSRSRSYSPRRRPSPRRRPSPRRRSPPRRMAPPPRHKRSRSPVRRRRRSSASVSGSSSSSSSSHSPPPKKLPKRMSSSPPRKPRRSSPSASPPRRRYRQSPPPSPPPKRHSPSPKSSRPRKTRGSVSPSRAQVPKHKIPEKRKTPSPSPKPRKRDSSDSDDEKAGKMGASDSVQQRRQYRRQNQQSSSDSGSSSSSEDDRPKRIAVKNGEVGRRRRHSPSRSPSPSKKRPKDPSPRMQTVKRWHSPLPKSRRRRSPSPPPARRRRSPSPPPPPRRRRSPSPQRRRSPSPHRHSSSQRRYSPPIQRRYSPSPPPKRRTSSPLPQPPPKRRLSQSPPPSKRRISHSPPPKHKGSPTGKRHSPSLPSKHRKGASPSRLGRETRSPPQAKRSSPSPRPRAPRSSESPLTHRRGESLSPPRRQQSPSPSTRPIRRVSRTPEPKKPKKDSPSPQRARGSSSRSVSGSPEPAPKKQVVAPSRSRSRSRSGNWSPAPATTKKTKSATPSPSPAQTSDQDGGGGKKKKKKKDKKHKKEKKHKKHKKHKKEKAAATSPEAGEPDVDTEAKKRNKNSDDAGRVPS
- the SRRM1 gene encoding serine/arginine repetitive matrix protein 1 isoform X2: MDAGFFRGTSAEQDNRFSNKQKKLLKQLKFAECLEKKVEMSKVNLEVIKPWITKRVTEILGFEDDVVIDFIFNQLEVKNPDSKMMQINLTGFLNGKNAREFMGELWPLLLSAQENIAGIPTAFLELKKEEIKQRQIEQEKLASLKKQDEDKDRRDKDDRDKRDRSRTPRRRKSRSSSPRRRSPNRRERKRSHSHSPRHKTKSPSPSPVFEKGEAEIQEPEPSLKVKEPSVQEATSSSDIVKASKPDLVVVTKETSPEPNSRKLKEKERPRHKSRSRSKSKSKSRSPSHSRVRRRHRSRSRSYSPRRRPSPRRRPSPRRRSPPRRMAPPPRHKRSRSPVRRRRRSSASVSGSSSSSSSSHSPPPKKLPKRMSSSPPRKPRRSSPSASPPRRRYRQSPPPSPPPKRHSPSPKSSRPRKTRGSVSPSRAQVPKHKIPEKRKTPSPSPKPRKRDSSDSDDEKAGKMGASDSVQQRRQYRRQNQQSSSDSGSSSSSEDDRPKRIAVKNGEVGRRRRHSPSRSPSPSKKRPKDPSPRRRRRSPSPPPARRRRSPSPPPPPRRRRSPSPQRRRSPSPHRHSSSQRRYSPPIQRRYSPSPPPKRRTSSPLPQPPPKRRLSQSPPPSKRRISHSPPPKHKGSPTGKRHSPSLPSKHRKGASPSRLGRETRSPPQAKRSSPSPRPRAPRSSESPLTHRRGESLSPPRRQQSPSPSTRPIRRVSRTPEPKKPKKDSPSPQRARGSSSRSVSGSPEPAPKKQVVAPSRSRSRSRSGNWSPAPATTKKTKSATPSPSPAQTSDQDGGGGKKKKKKKDKKHKKEKKHKKHKKHKKEKAAATSPEAGEPDVDTEAKKETESDGDENLDDLEKHLREKALRSMRKAQVSPQS
- the SRRM1 gene encoding serine/arginine repetitive matrix protein 1 isoform X4, producing the protein MMQINLTGFLNGKNAREFMGELWPLLLSAQENIAGIPTAFLELKKEEIKQRQIEQEKLASLKKQDEDKDRRDKDDRDKRDRSRTPRRRKSRSSSPRRRSPNRRERKRSHSHSPRHKTKSPSPSPVFEKGEAEIQEPEPSLKVKEPSVQEATSSSDIVKASKPDLVVVTKETSPEPNSRKLKEKERPRHKSRSRSKSKSKSRSPSHSRVRRRHRSRSRSYSPRRRPSPRRRPSPRRRSPPRRMAPPPRHKRSRSPVRRRRRSSASVSGSSSSSSSSHSPPPKKLPKRMSSSPPRKPRRSSPSASPPRRRYRQSPPPSPPPKRHSPSPKSSRPRKTRGSVSPSRAQVPKHKIPEKRKTPSPSPKPRKRDSSDSDDEKAGKMGASDSVQQRRQYRRQNQQSSSDSGSSSSSEDDRPKRIAVKNGEVGRRRRHSPSRSPSPSKKRPKDPSPRMQTVKRWHSPLPKSRRRRSPSPPPARRRRSPSPPPPPRRRRSPSPQRRRSPSPHRHSSSQRRYSPPIQRRYSPSPPPKRRTSSPLPQPPPKRRLSQSPPPSKRRISHSPPPKHKGSPTGKRHSPSLPSKHRKGASPSRLGRETRSPPQAKRSSPSPRPRAPRSSESPLTHRRGESLSPPRRQQSPSPSTRPIRRVSRTPEPKKPKKDSPSPQRARGSSSRSVSGSPEPAPKKQVVAPSRSRSRSRSGNWSPAPATTKKTKSATPSPSPAQTSDQDGGGGKKKKKKKDKKHKKEKKHKKHKKHKKEKAAATSPEAGEPDVDTEAKKETESDGDENLDDLEKHLREKALRSMRKAQVSPQS